From a single Dysidea avara chromosome 14, odDysAvar1.4, whole genome shotgun sequence genomic region:
- the LOC136244038 gene encoding zinc finger and SCAN domain-containing protein 29-like — MCVMEAGWSVDATRALMAIWREQNVRENLDGVSRDKTIFKKIAGTTKERGYDFDYKQCHTKVKNLKAKYNKVKDNNRRKDNNRKTFPLFEELDAILAVRATSNSTVIIENTSGSSVRDQEEHSPLPSWLCFDDS, encoded by the exons ATGTGTGTTATGGAGGCAGGTTGGAGCGTGGATGCTACACGAGCCCTAATGGCTATCTGGAGAGAACAAAACGTACGAGAAAACCTTGATGGGGTTAGCAGGGACAAAACAATCTTCAAGAAAATAGCGGGAACTACGAAAGAGAGGGGATACGACTTTGATTACAAGCAGTGCCACACGAAGGTGAAGAACCTAAAGGCTAAGTACAACAAA GTTAAGGATAATAATCGCAGGAAGGACAACAATAGGAAAACATTCCCACTCTTTGAGGAGCTAGATGCTATACTAGCTGTACGGGCAACATCTAACTCCACTGTAATAATAGAAAACACCTCAGGAAGCAGTGTTAGAGATCAAGAAG AACATTCTCCACTACCATCCTGGCTCTGCTTTGACGATAGTTGA